The genomic window AACCCTGGTAAGACATCAGAAAACACCGATGTGTCCCAAGTGAAGTTTTTAGAGTTGGTTCCGAACAAGCGAATTGTTCAATCAGTAAAATTCCATTCCGATGACCAAGAATTTTTAGGTGAGATGAAACAGACATGGCTCTTAGAACCCATTTCGGAAGGCACAAAGGTCACGATTATTTGTGAGAATGTACCTGAAGGTATTCGTAAGGAAGATCACGACACGGGTTTACGGTCCACTTTAGAGAATCTAGCTACCTTTACTGAATGACAAACTGTAAAAGCCATTTTTGATACCCTTCTTTATAGAAAGCATTGTTATTAGCAATCAGACGTCCTGAGGAATGATGTAGAGCAAAAATCAGCTATTCCTTTGAAAATTTAATTGATTAAATAATTAGACTGATTCATATCGAGTTCAAAAGTTTTGTATAGACGAGAAGAAAGAAGTTCTGATGCTTAAGCTTAATCCCATGATTATAGGTGTTTCACTCGTCTGCTCTACAATGATTTTTGAGAATACGACAACTACAACAATATATACAATGCTAATACAATGATTTCCAACCAACCAGGCTTTGTTTTTTCACTGTTATTCCGCTCCTATTTGCTATTTACTTCTTACCCTTTTTAAAGTTACTCAGTAAAAAGAATATGCCAGGAATTTTTAGTGGAATAGGAAAAGAGCCTAGACAGAGGACTAGGCTCTTTCTTATGATAGCAATCATATGTACGAGTCAACACCATTTGTTATGGAGCGGAGGAGATGTGCTAACTAATTAATCTGGTGCAAACTTAATAAATTCCTTTAATTCACTATCTGAGATAAACCGGCGTTTGTAGTCTAACACTGTGTATTTACTATAATCGTTTCCTGGTATGCGGAT from Shouchella hunanensis includes these protein-coding regions:
- a CDS encoding SRPBCC domain-containing protein, whose translation is MAHVSGKRRTDSASRIIVASPQTIYQSFLHEEALVSWLPPEGMSGHIDMFDPREGGTYRLTLTYEMDHSNPGKTSENTDVSQVKFLELVPNKRIVQSVKFHSDDQEFLGEMKQTWLLEPISEGTKVTIICENVPEGIRKEDHDTGLRSTLENLATFTE